The following are from one region of the Hymenobacter radiodurans genome:
- a CDS encoding hydroxymethylglutaryl-CoA reductase has translation MIFTPSPMLLKLLYTRGSLRNTPNGVAFSIKNRLDTVRFTRLDYVQIDGERITPDHIALDLGDGDIRPAPDVLSRTPGGLEFLVGHSITFYLTTAALTEGLHGVQVQFAADPFGDLHVEVEDSIVNQSTNRTRIPRQDADDYAESAIQERQRFAQEYTGQEFEHLKNYSFDPHMLQGNCEHFVGVAQIPVGLAGPLTVHGEHAQGDFLIPMATTEGTLVASYNRGIQVLNLCGGVKCTVIGDAMQRAPVFVFDDARGARDFSKWVEAEIDAIRQEAESTSRVAKLQYIDTYLATKFAYLRFNYSTGDAAGQNMVGRATFAACSWILENYKGPGIRHFYLESNFATDKKASQINVMRTRGKRVVAEAVVKRDILQQRMRVTPEQLAYHGQVSNVGAFISGANNNGAHSANGITALFIATGQDVANVSESSAGVLYSEVTKEGDLYLNITIPSLIVATHGGGTGLATQNECLRMLGCVGRGTVNKFAEIVAGVVLAGELSLGAAISSSDWVSSHEQYGRNR, from the coding sequence ATGATCTTTACGCCCAGTCCTATGCTGCTCAAGCTGCTCTATACCCGTGGCAGCCTGCGCAACACGCCTAATGGCGTGGCTTTCAGCATCAAGAACCGTCTCGACACCGTCCGCTTCACCCGCCTCGACTACGTGCAGATCGACGGGGAGCGAATCACCCCCGATCATATTGCCCTGGACCTGGGCGACGGCGACATTCGCCCCGCACCCGATGTGCTGAGCCGCACCCCCGGCGGCCTGGAGTTTTTGGTGGGTCACAGCATTACATTTTACCTCACCACCGCTGCGCTTACTGAAGGCCTGCACGGCGTACAGGTGCAGTTTGCGGCCGATCCGTTTGGCGACCTGCATGTGGAGGTAGAGGACAGCATCGTCAATCAGTCGACTAATCGCACGCGCATTCCGCGCCAAGATGCCGACGACTACGCCGAGTCGGCCATTCAGGAGCGACAGCGCTTTGCGCAGGAATACACTGGCCAGGAGTTCGAGCATCTGAAAAACTACTCCTTCGACCCCCACATGCTCCAGGGCAACTGCGAGCATTTTGTAGGCGTAGCCCAAATTCCGGTGGGTTTGGCCGGGCCGCTTACCGTGCACGGCGAGCACGCCCAAGGCGACTTCCTCATCCCGATGGCAACTACCGAAGGCACGCTGGTAGCCAGTTATAACCGCGGTATTCAAGTGCTGAACCTATGCGGCGGCGTAAAGTGCACCGTCATCGGCGACGCCATGCAGCGGGCTCCCGTGTTTGTGTTCGACGACGCCCGTGGTGCCCGCGACTTTTCTAAGTGGGTAGAGGCCGAAATAGACGCTATTCGTCAGGAAGCCGAAAGCACGTCGCGCGTGGCTAAGCTTCAGTACATCGATACGTATCTGGCTACCAAGTTTGCGTACCTGCGCTTCAACTACAGCACCGGCGACGCGGCCGGGCAGAATATGGTGGGGCGCGCCACCTTCGCCGCCTGTTCCTGGATTCTGGAAAACTATAAGGGCCCTGGCATCCGTCATTTTTACCTCGAATCGAACTTCGCCACCGACAAAAAAGCCTCCCAAATCAACGTGATGCGTACGCGTGGAAAGCGCGTAGTGGCCGAGGCCGTCGTGAAGCGCGACATCCTGCAGCAACGCATGCGCGTGACGCCCGAGCAACTAGCTTATCATGGGCAAGTAAGCAATGTGGGAGCCTTTATTTCGGGCGCCAACAACAACGGCGCGCACTCAGCCAACGGCATTACCGCCTTATTCATTGCTACTGGCCAAGACGTGGCTAACGTGTCGGAATCATCGGCGGGCGTGCTGTATTCGGAGGTAACCAAGGAGGGCGACTTGTATCTGAACATCACGATTCCGTCGCTCATCGTGGCAACCCACGGTGGCGGCACCGGTCTGGCCACTCAGAATGAATGCCTGCGGATGCTGGGCTGCGTGGGCCGGGGCACCGTGAATAAGTTTGCCGAAATAGTGGCCGGCGTGGTACTGGCGGGCGAACTAAGCCTAGGTGCTGCCATTTCGAGCAGCGACTGGGTCAGCAGCCACGAGCAGTACGGCCGCAATCGATAA
- a CDS encoding energy transducer TonB — protein MGSSLGGFFIFFLVAYQTNLQARAAQYSMLNLPILNVRIQPCLVAEQHHLTPQALGHHCALCDRLVQDFTNSSQADLEQARVDSLDGRVCGRFSPAQLMPTVRLRPKLRQFLVALVLVCGLGLTRQEVMAQIQDSTQRHYPIDTKVYGMVAQQMPVYKNGGNAAIITAIMQNLRYPAGHTIVGRVIVKFTIDKAGLLQEPTIIKGLGSPFDQEALRAVSLLGPWNPGKQNGQPVEVPFTIPVNFRPPGKPTP, from the coding sequence GTGGGTAGTTCGCTGGGGGGCTTTTTTATCTTTTTTCTAGTAGCTTACCAGACAAATCTTCAAGCCCGCGCGGCGCAGTACAGTATGCTCAACCTGCCTATTCTCAACGTCCGCATTCAACCCTGCTTAGTAGCCGAGCAGCACCACCTGACGCCCCAGGCGCTAGGTCACCACTGCGCCCTCTGCGACCGGCTCGTGCAGGATTTTACCAACAGTTCTCAGGCCGACTTGGAGCAGGCGCGGGTAGATTCCTTGGATGGCCGAGTATGCGGCCGATTCTCGCCGGCGCAATTGATGCCAACGGTGCGGTTGCGGCCCAAGCTGCGGCAGTTTCTGGTAGCGCTAGTGTTGGTGTGCGGGTTGGGGCTGACGAGGCAGGAGGTAATGGCACAAATACAGGATAGCACTCAGCGTCATTATCCCATAGACACCAAAGTCTATGGCATGGTCGCACAGCAAATGCCCGTTTACAAAAATGGAGGTAATGCAGCTATCATTACAGCTATAATGCAAAACTTGCGCTACCCTGCTGGTCACACGATTGTTGGTCGTGTAATTGTTAAATTTACTATCGACAAGGCTGGGCTTTTACAGGAGCCAACAATAATCAAAGGTCTAGGCTCTCCGTTTGATCAGGAAGCGCTTAGAGCCGTGAGCCTCTTGGGGCCGTGGAATCCCGGTAAGCAGAATGGTCAACCTGTTGAGGTGCCATTCACTATACCAGTCAATTTCCGGCCACCAGGCAAGCCCACGCCTTGA
- a CDS encoding WG repeat-containing protein: protein MPASFSLRLLRISGPAGRRVLLLLLAFQFLLLTPALAQLSPSGLVPFRRGSLWGYADQQRRLVLPLGYDDAGPFIDDIAWVRRGANFGYISPDGNPLTPLHFTRAENFFRGRATVELKGETYQIDRTGNRLSTAPDSTAETDFMEQGDLVRRNGKVGFRFTVGHAVVPAEYDEIRDSYNGLLFVRRGANWGVINQKGKLVLPLEYDAIRATPANGYAFPIVEQAGRLGYLDADGKLMVKPQYREAQPFVAGTARVLTESGQAGYIDTRGREFFEE from the coding sequence ATGCCTGCCTCTTTTTCTCTTCGGCTTCTCCGCATTTCCGGCCCAGCGGGGCGGCGCGTCCTGCTGCTGTTGTTGGCTTTTCAGTTCCTGCTACTGACTCCTGCGCTGGCTCAACTGTCCCCCAGTGGTCTCGTGCCCTTCCGTCGCGGCAGCCTCTGGGGCTACGCAGACCAGCAGCGCCGTTTGGTGCTGCCCCTAGGCTACGACGATGCCGGACCCTTCATCGACGACATTGCCTGGGTGCGCCGGGGGGCAAATTTTGGCTACATCAGCCCCGATGGCAACCCGCTCACGCCCTTGCACTTCACCCGCGCCGAAAACTTCTTTCGGGGCCGCGCTACCGTTGAGCTAAAAGGCGAGACTTATCAGATAGACCGAACCGGCAACCGCCTCAGTACGGCTCCCGACTCCACCGCCGAAACTGACTTTATGGAGCAGGGCGACTTGGTGCGCCGCAACGGCAAAGTCGGCTTCCGCTTCACCGTCGGTCACGCCGTAGTTCCCGCCGAGTATGATGAAATCCGAGACAGCTACAACGGCTTGCTCTTCGTGCGGCGGGGGGCAAATTGGGGTGTCATCAACCAAAAAGGCAAGTTGGTGTTGCCCTTAGAATACGACGCCATTCGGGCCACGCCCGCCAACGGCTACGCCTTCCCCATCGTTGAGCAGGCTGGACGCCTAGGCTACCTCGATGCCGATGGCAAATTAATGGTGAAGCCTCAGTATCGCGAGGCACAGCCCTTCGTGGCCGGCACGGCGCGAGTGCTCACCGAGAGCGGGCAGGCGGGGTATATTGATACACGGGGCCGGGAGTTTTTTGAGGAGTAA
- a CDS encoding amidohydrolase: protein MKSIYSALTVVALLTSAGIVPVSAQNAALDARIAKLAQQQEAQVIAWRRDFHEHPELGNQEKRTAEIVAAHLKKLGMEVQTGVARTGVVGILRGGKPGPVVALRADMDGLPVTESNELTFRSKATTTYNGQQVGVMHACGHDSHVAMLLGAAEVLTQVKKDLPGTVKFIFQPAEEGSLPGEEGGAKLMVKEGVLDNPKVDAIFGVHINAQTEVGTLKYRPAGTMASSDVFTIKVKGKSAHGAYPWLSVDPVVTSAQIITGLQTIISRQTELTEDAAVITVGMVHGGVRNNIIPEQVELTGTIRTLSKEMQTKIWADIRRTATNIAESTGATAEVDIVNYAPVTYNDPRLTERMVPTLRTAAGAADKVVLQKAVTGAEDFAYFQEKVPGVFVFVGGMSKGTDPATTAPTTPPASASTKAALRWA from the coding sequence ATGAAATCTATATACTCCGCGCTTACGGTCGTTGCTCTGCTGACCAGCGCTGGAATCGTGCCGGTTTCGGCCCAGAATGCTGCCCTCGACGCTCGCATTGCCAAACTGGCCCAGCAGCAGGAAGCCCAGGTAATCGCCTGGCGCCGCGACTTCCACGAACACCCCGAACTGGGCAACCAGGAGAAGCGCACCGCCGAGATTGTAGCTGCTCACCTCAAAAAGCTGGGTATGGAAGTGCAAACCGGCGTGGCTCGCACGGGTGTTGTGGGCATTTTGCGCGGCGGTAAGCCCGGCCCCGTGGTTGCCCTGCGCGCCGATATGGACGGCCTACCCGTAACCGAGAGCAACGAATTGACCTTCCGCTCCAAAGCTACCACCACCTACAACGGCCAGCAGGTAGGCGTGATGCACGCCTGCGGCCACGACTCGCACGTGGCTATGCTGCTGGGCGCTGCCGAGGTACTCACGCAGGTCAAAAAAGATCTGCCAGGCACGGTGAAGTTCATCTTTCAGCCCGCGGAAGAAGGCTCTTTGCCCGGTGAGGAAGGTGGTGCCAAGCTTATGGTGAAGGAAGGTGTGCTCGACAACCCTAAAGTGGATGCCATCTTTGGGGTGCACATCAACGCCCAGACCGAGGTAGGTACGCTCAAGTATCGGCCGGCCGGTACCATGGCCAGCTCCGACGTGTTCACGATTAAAGTAAAAGGCAAGTCGGCCCACGGCGCTTACCCGTGGCTGAGCGTAGACCCGGTGGTAACCTCGGCTCAGATTATTACCGGCCTGCAAACCATCATCAGCCGCCAAACGGAGCTGACGGAGGATGCGGCCGTCATTACGGTGGGCATGGTGCACGGCGGCGTGCGCAACAATATCATCCCGGAGCAAGTGGAGCTGACCGGCACCATCCGGACGCTGAGCAAGGAGATGCAAACCAAAATCTGGGCGGACATCCGCCGCACGGCCACCAACATTGCCGAAAGCACTGGCGCTACAGCGGAGGTTGATATTGTGAACTACGCCCCCGTGACTTACAACGACCCGCGCCTCACCGAGCGGATGGTGCCCACGCTGCGCACGGCGGCCGGCGCGGCAGATAAAGTGGTGCTGCAAAAAGCAGTAACCGGCGCTGAGGACTTTGCTTATTTTCAGGAGAAAGTGCCCGGCGTGTTCGTCTTTGTTGGCGGCATGAGCAAGGGCACCGATCCGGCCACCACCGCCCCCACCACACCCCCGGCTTCCGCCTCGACGAAAGCGGCTTTACGCTGGGCGTGA
- a CDS encoding ATP-grasp domain-containing protein produces MNIALVTYEPVGKYTGAGVEQEDALLTSYLQSCGHRITTEIWSDLAVDWPSYEVVLLKSPWDYFDRIAEFYAWLDTLERLAVRVLNPVATVRWNSDKKYLLDMQVAGVRIVPTHWLPRGSRFVPEALFAELQTEQLIVKPAISGGAKNTFSLLPTEAATRTAELDLLLAEEDFLAQPFLPQIQTEGEWSFIYLGGKFSHCVLKTPKQGDFRVQHYLGGGVEPRQAPAHLLRTANDIVARFAQACLYARVDGVEVEGDFLLMELELIEPFLYLDAGQKAPQRYEEALQALL; encoded by the coding sequence GTGAATATCGCTTTAGTAACCTACGAGCCCGTAGGCAAATACACCGGGGCCGGGGTAGAGCAGGAAGATGCCCTGCTTACCAGCTACTTACAAAGCTGCGGCCACCGCATAACGACCGAAATCTGGAGTGATTTGGCTGTTGACTGGCCCAGCTACGAGGTGGTGTTGTTAAAATCGCCTTGGGATTACTTTGACCGCATAGCTGAGTTTTACGCATGGCTCGACACCTTGGAGCGCCTCGCGGTGCGCGTGCTCAATCCGGTGGCTACGGTGCGCTGGAATTCCGATAAAAAGTATCTGCTTGATATGCAGGTCGCTGGCGTGCGCATTGTGCCCACGCACTGGCTACCCCGCGGCTCCCGCTTCGTACCCGAGGCCTTGTTTGCGGAACTGCAAACGGAGCAGCTGATTGTAAAGCCTGCCATCAGCGGCGGGGCCAAAAACACCTTCTCCCTGCTGCCGACCGAAGCCGCTACCCGCACTGCGGAGCTGGATCTACTACTGGCCGAGGAAGATTTTCTGGCCCAACCATTCCTGCCCCAGATTCAGACCGAAGGTGAATGGTCATTTATCTATCTGGGGGGCAAATTCAGCCATTGCGTGCTCAAAACGCCCAAACAAGGCGACTTTCGGGTGCAGCATTATCTTGGTGGTGGGGTAGAGCCACGTCAGGCACCAGCCCATTTACTGCGCACTGCCAATGATATTGTGGCCCGGTTTGCCCAAGCCTGCCTGTACGCCCGCGTCGATGGGGTAGAGGTAGAAGGCGACTTTCTGCTTATGGAGCTGGAGTTGATAGAACCCTTCCTATACCTCGATGCAGGCCAAAAAGCCCCCCAGCGTTATGAAGAGGCCTTGCAAGCGCTCCTGTAA
- a CDS encoding SDR family oxidoreductase → MPASNPSTFPNRWQLTGQVALVTGASKGIGAAVAEELLSFGATVVAVARNPTDLNAQVAEWRARGLDAHAIPVDVSSAAGRAALLAEVSQRWPQLHILVNNVGTNIRKRTAEYTPEEYQHIMATNLESVFGMCQGAFPLLQAAGRASIVNVSSVAGLMHLRTGSIYGMTKAAILQLTRNLAVEWAADGIRVNAIAPWYIRTPLVAGVLSDDEFLQQVLSRTPMKRIGEPEEVGAAVAFLCLPAASYITGQCLSVDGGFAVNGFSF, encoded by the coding sequence ATGCCAGCCTCGAATCCTTCTACTTTCCCCAACCGTTGGCAGCTGACGGGTCAGGTTGCCCTCGTTACGGGTGCCTCAAAAGGCATCGGCGCGGCCGTGGCAGAGGAGCTGCTGAGCTTTGGCGCTACAGTGGTAGCCGTAGCCCGCAACCCAACAGATTTGAACGCTCAGGTAGCAGAGTGGCGCGCTCGCGGCCTCGATGCGCACGCCATACCGGTCGATGTCAGCAGTGCTGCCGGACGGGCGGCGCTCTTGGCTGAAGTAAGTCAGCGGTGGCCGCAGCTGCATATTCTGGTGAACAACGTGGGCACCAACATCCGCAAGCGCACGGCCGAGTACACACCCGAAGAGTACCAACACATCATGGCTACCAACCTCGAATCGGTGTTTGGAATGTGCCAGGGGGCTTTTCCGCTGCTGCAAGCTGCTGGCCGGGCCAGTATCGTGAACGTGTCGTCGGTGGCAGGACTGATGCACCTGCGCACGGGCTCCATTTACGGCATGACCAAAGCGGCCATCCTGCAGCTCACCCGCAACTTGGCCGTAGAGTGGGCTGCCGATGGTATTCGGGTAAACGCCATCGCGCCCTGGTACATCCGCACGCCTCTGGTAGCCGGGGTTCTCAGCGACGACGAATTCTTGCAGCAAGTACTGTCTCGCACCCCGATGAAGCGCATTGGCGAGCCGGAGGAAGTAGGAGCAGCCGTGGCCTTTCTGTGTTTGCCCGCCGCCAGCTACATCACTGGCCAGTGCCTGAGCGTAGATGGTGGCTTTGCCGTGAATGGGTTTAGCTTTTAA